A window of Numenius arquata chromosome 6, bNumArq3.hap1.1, whole genome shotgun sequence contains these coding sequences:
- the LOC141465292 gene encoding olfactory receptor 5I1-like, producing MAQANHTTVTSFVFTGLTERADLQLPLFAVFSLIYGMTLLGNLGMILLIRSDPHLHTPMYFLLSNLSFLDICYSSTITPNMLLNFLTASKGISYVGCLMQYSFFALFATTEMFLLASMAYDRYVAICNPLLYTVVVTKRVCMLLTAGSYLGGAANSLIHTYGLLRLSFCRSNVIHHFFCDLLPLLNLSCSDTRLNKLLVSVFGALIEATTFTVVIVSYFFIIAMVLRIRSAKGRQKTFSTCASHLTAVFTFHGTILFMYFRPRSSCSRSTDKTISVFYMVAIPLLNPLIYSLRNNDVKCAARRLLKRKVLPCGKPSRRTPGVTP from the coding sequence ATGGCCCAAGCCAACCACACCACCGTGACCAGCTTCGTTTTCACAGGTTTAACTGAGAGAGCGGACCTGCAGCTCCCACTGTTCGCTGTCTTCTCCCTCATCTACGGGATGACGCTGCTGGGCAACCTTGGGATGATTCTCCTCATCAGGTCTGACCCACATCtgcacacccccatgtactttcTTCTCAGCAACTTGTCCTTCTTAGACATCTGCTATTCTTCCACCATCACCCCCAACATGCTGCTCAACTTTTTAACAGCCTCAAAGGGAATTTCGTATGTTGGGTGCCTTATGCAGTACAGCTTCTTCGCCCTTTTTGCCACCACTGAGATGTTTCTCCTGGCCtccatggcctacgaccgctacgtggcCATTTGTAACCCACTGCTCTACACGGTTGTTGTCACCAAAAGGGTCTGCATGCTCTTAACAGCTGGCTCATACCTGGGGGGGGCTGCAAACTCCCTGATACACACCTATGGCTTGCTGAGGTTGTCTTTTTGCCGCTCAAATGTCATCCATCACTTTTTCTGCGATCTCCTCCCTCTCCTGAACCTCTCTTGCAGTGACACCCGCCTCAACAAGCTCCTCGTTTCCGTATTTGGCGCTTTAATTGAGGCAACCACTTTTACAGTCGTCATCGTTTCTTACTTCTTCATCATTGCCATGGTGCTGAGGATTCGTTCTGCCAAGGGCAGGCAAAAAACGTTCTCCACCTGTGCCTCCCACCTCACCGCTGTTTTCACGTTCCACGGCACCATCCTCTTCATGTATTTCCGCCCCCGCTCCAGCTGCTCGCGgagcactgacaaaaccatctcTGTCTTCTACATGGTGGCCATTCCTCTGCTCAACCCCCTGATCTACAGCCTGAGAAACAACGACGTGAAATGTGCTGCAAGGAGACTGTTGAAGAGGAAGGTCCTTCCGTGTGGGAAGCCTTCCAGAAGGACACCTGGGGTAACTCCATAA
- the LOC141465290 gene encoding olfactory receptor-like protein COR6 — protein MSLRGAWSSSAVTFVLSGLTDDPQLQIPLFLLFLATYIATLLTNLGMIALINIDLRLQTPMYFFLQNLAFMDAVYSTLVTPRMLMTFWVEMKAISYAACVTQYFTFILLIISECLLLAVMAYDRYVAICKPLLYILIMSKRTCWSLVKGSYLWGLLNSVIHTGGLLKLTFCASNLVNHFFCDIVPLFRISSSSTALNELLVFTLGSLVEMSSITTTCISYVLIIQTVLRTCSKERKSKAFSTCTSHLVTVTLFHGTIAFMYFRPATSYSLGTDKLVSLFYTVAIPLLNPLIYSWRNREVKDALRRAIATRALLHSPFHCPRRSQTEP, from the exons ATGTCTCTCAGGGGAGCCTGGAGCAGTTCTG CAGTCACCTTCGTTCTCTCTGGACTGACCGACGACCCTCAGCTGCAAATCCCGCTCTTCCTGCTCTTTTTAGCCACGTACATCGCCACTTTGCTAACGAATCTGGGCATGATCGCATTAATCAATATCGATCTCCGGCTTCAGACCCCTATGTATTTCTTCCTCCAGAATCTGGCTTTCATGGATGCCGTTTATTCCACACTCGTTACTCCTAGAATGTTAATGACATTTTGGGTAGAAATGAAAGCAATTTCATATGCAGCCTGCGTTACGCAATATTTTACCTTCATTCTGTTGATAATCTCGGAGTGCTTGCTGCTGGCTGTGATGGCGTACGACCGGTACGTGGCCATCTGTAAACCTCTGCTCTATATCCTCATCATGTCCAAGAGGACCTGCTGGAGCCTGGTGAAGGGTTCGTACCTATGGGGCCTCCTGAACTCGGTGATCCACACTGGGGGGCTGCTGAAACTAACCTTCTGCGCCTCCAACCTGGTGAACCATTTCTTTTGTGACATCGTCCCGCTCTTCCGGATTTCCTCCTCGAGTACAGCTCTCAACGAGCTGCTGGTTTTCACTCTCGGCAGCTTGGTTGAGATGAGCAGCATCACCACCACGTGCATCTCATATGTCTTAATTATTCAAACCGTGCTGAGGACCTGCtccaaggaaagaaaatccaaaGCCTTCTCCACTTGTACCTCGCACCTGGTGACTGTCACCTTGTTCCATGGAACAATAGCCTTCATGTACTTCCGACCAGCCACCAGCTACTCGCTGGGCACGGACAAACTTGTGTCCTTGTTCTACACGGTGGCGATCCCCCtgctgaaccccctcatctacagctgGAGGAACAGGGAGGTGAAGGACGCCCTACGCAGAGCCATAGCCACCAGAGCTTTGCTTCACTCACCCTTCCATTGTCCACGGAGATCCCAGACTGAACCTTAG
- the LOC141465293 gene encoding olfactory receptor 5J3-like: MVSNHTTVTYFILLGLTNRPELQPLLFVMTLLIYVVTLVGNLGMISLIAIDFQLQTPMYFFLVNLSVVDLCYSSVFAPRMLVNFLVENKTISYSACIAQHFSFVVFVTTEGFLLAVMAYDRYLAICSPLLYTALMPRKVCVWLVAGSYLGGLLNSLVHTCGLLQLSFCGPNAINHYFCDTNPLLQLTCSDRRINEVLLVTLSGLIAMSTLLFVIASYLSILLSMLSMSSTSRHKAFSTCASHLTAVTLFYGPVSLSHVQPSSKYLLEREKISAVFYTLVVPMLNPLIYSLRNKEVKNALRRAIRLKEAISKHGKNSIKGNNQSLRDT; this comes from the coding sequence ATGGTGAGCAACCACACCACAGTGACTTACTTCATCCTCCTGGGACTGACAAATCGCCCAGAACTACAGCCCCTGCTCTTTGTGATGACCCTACTAATCTATGTTGTCACCCTCGTGGGCAACCTCGGCATGATTAGCTTGATTGCCATTGACTTCCAGCTGCAAACGCCCATGTATTTCTTCCTCGTTAACTTGTCAGTTGTGGATCTCTGTTATTCCTCAGTTTTTGCCCCAAGGATGCTGGTAAACTTCCTGGTGGAGAATAAGACTATTTCTTACTCAGCGTGCATTGCCCAGCATTTCTCCTTTGTCGTGTTTGTGACCACGGAGGGGTTCCTGCTGGCCGTCATGGCTTATGACCGCTACCTAGCCATTTGCAGCCCACTGCTTTACACCGCCCTTATGCCCAGGAAGGTTTGTGTTTGGCTGGTGGCTGGGTCATACCTAGGGGGGCTCCTTAACTCCTTAGTACACACTTGTGGCTTACTGCAATTGTCATTCTGCGGCCCTAATGCCATCAACCACTACTTCTGCGACACAAACCCACTGCTGCAACTAACGTGCTCTGACAGGCGCATCAATGAGGTGCTGCTCGTGACCCTCTCGGGGCTCATAGCTATGTCAACTCTCCTGTTTGTCATCGCCTCCTacctctccatcctcctctcgATGCTGAGCATGAGCTCCACAAGCAGGCACAAAGCCTTCTCCACCTGCGCGTCCCACCTGACGGCCGTCACCCTCTTCTACGGGCCTGTGAGCTTGAGCCACGTGCAGCCCAGTTCAAAATACTTGTTGGAACGGGAGAAAATCTCTGCGGTGTTTTACACCCTGGTTGTTCCCATGCTGAACCCCCTGATCTACAGCCTCAGGAACAAGGAGGTGAAAAACGCACTCAGAAGG